TTTGGGATGTTTTATGCCCAAAAATAGGGGATGGAGGCCCAGGCAGAGAAGCAAATTGCCTCAGTGGAACAACAGAAGAGGCAAGGTAAGTGaccgtacttttttattttatttatttatttatttttaaatttaacagtTTAATCTGTCACGTTAACATCCTAACTTTCGGCTTGGTTGCCGTTTTCAGAAAGTGTAGTCCTTGAAACTTGAAATTAAACAAAGGATAACAgaatttcaaaaaataatatggaCATTGCCTTTTTGGTGACATTTGCCATGATTTTGAACATATTCATTGATGAAATCTGTCTTTTGATGCATTCAGTCCAGGAGAAGTTTGACAGTCCCACCGCACCTCATCTCCCCATCACTGCAATGACCAGAATCAGCGCGGAAGCTCCGGTCGTTGCCCATTCTGCAGCACCTGTGGCAAAAGCGACAACAGAAAGCACaataaaattgttcaaaaaTATACATGGTGAGTagataaaaaaatgcattattttctaatccaaattatttgtaattaattcTAAACGTTCACAACCAAAGTGATCTAGAAGTTCTGTTTGCAATAGAGGATTTATTTTGGTTTAGTATTAAATATGAAATGTTAAAAGACAGGAAAACAGTGCCATGGTGGGCCAGTGCCATCTGATCAgaattttctgcatttttcCAGATGCAGATGAACCCCAACCGCATCTTCCCATCAGTGCCATGACTTCCAAAGCCAATCCGGAAGTAGCAGCCAAACCTGCTCAAGCAGCACACAAATTACAGGATCCGGCCGGGGAATATCATCCGAAAAAGGGTCCGTTTACAGAACAGTTACAGGCATTGGGGAGTTGAGAATTAAGGCTTTGACCAGTTGAAACCAAGTCAAgactttgactttttgaaatcgAGTCAAGACAAAGGCTTAAGAAATTGAAACAGAGTTGAGACAAAGACTGAGTTGAAACCGATTCAAACAGCAAGTATTTTAGGAGTTTAAATCAAGTCTAAACCGACTCTTTGGAGAGTTAATGGCCAAGACTTTGACAGGTTGAGATCAAGTAGAGTAGAAACCAAGACTTTGAGGACTTTGAGGGGTTGAAACAAAGTGAAGATCTAGACCAAATCACGACTCAAGTTAAGACATACTGAATACAAAGACATTGAGGATTTAAAACCAAATCAAGACAAAGACTGTGAGTAGTTCATACCGAGTCAAGCCTAAGACTGAGGAGATACTGACTAAAAATCTAGACTTTGCTCCCTTCACACCGAAACTTTAAGTATTCCCTCTCTCAGGTGTACCTGGGTCCAAGGACCTTGCATCCAAAGATCAGTCAGGCTTTCCATCTCTGCCTTCTTTGTCACATCTTCCCCTCACAGCCGTGAACATTGAAACCGAGTTTAGACTACGACTAACTGAGTTGAGACCGATTTAAACAACAAGCATTTTAGCAGTTGAGCTCAAGTCTAAACCGAGTCTTTGCAGAGTTAATGCTGAGTTAACTTTGACAGGTTGAGATCAAGACATAGAGGAGTTGAAACTAAGACTTTGAGGACTTTGAGGGGTTGAAACGCAGTCAAGATCTGGACGAAATCACGACTAAATTTAAGACAAACTGAATACAAAGACATTAAGGACTTAAAACCAAATCAAGACAAAGACTTTGAGTAGTTCATACAGAGTCGAGCCCAAGACTGAGGAGATACTCAAAACCAAGACTTTGAGGGCCTGAGACTGACTCAAAATCTAGACTTTGCTCCCTTCACACCGAGACTTGAAGTATTTCCTTTCTCAGGTGTACCTGGGTCCAAGGACCTTGCATCCCAGGATCACTCAGGCTCTCCATCTCTGGCTTCTTTGCCACATCTTCCCCTCACAGCTGTGAACAGAAGCAACCCCGACACTTCTCCTGCACCTAAACCTGGTCAGACTCCATCTTTGCCGGAATCCCACAACGTAAAACCAGGAGACTATCCATTTCAACGTGGTGAGTTCTTCGATACCAAATCAACAGCCATATCAGATCTTTGGGTTTCTATCTGAAACAGATTTCATGATTAGATGTTAGTGAGACCAAAGCGCAATCAGGTCTCTCGACCTTGGTCAAATCCGCCACAGAGTCGCCACCAGTTGCGACACCGGCATCCCAGGAACCGGCTGTTAAACCTGGGGAATACCCGTTTAAGAGAGGTAGATCCGATCCAAGGTACAAGGATATCCTGACAGTCTTGTAAGAatacttaaaaaatgtttttggttcCTCAATGCAGCTCCAGTTCTCAAGACGCCGAGTCCGAGTCTGAAGAGAAGCGTCAGCTTTCCTCAACCGGCAGGTGAAAACGACTAAATACCATTCTGATATTTTAGACTGGCATACATTATGTGTGGTTCGGCTCCAAATTTGACAGCGCCGTCTTCTGGATCTCTCTTGGCCCAGATTCAAGTGGGCTGCAAAAAAAGTTCAAACCAATCTTTCTATCTTTAGGATTATTTGACTTTTCACCAAAATTGAATGAATTCTTACTCAATCTGTGTGTCAGCCGACTGCAAGACTTTGAGGGGTTGAGAACAAGTCAAGATTAAGACATTAAAGGAGCTGAAACAGAGTCAAAACCAAGATTTGGAGGAGCTGAGAAAGTTCAGACTAAGACTATGAGGGCTTGAGACAGTGATCGAAATTCtagaatgtaattttattttgcatgACTTTTActactagcatgctagcttataGTGCCAAGTACTATAAgtaacaatcaaatatttttttccctctacagAAAAGTTACTTCCTTCCAAATCGATCATAAAAGCAGGTTTCACACCTAATTTTGAAAAGTAAGTCAAGTCTGGACCAAGTCTGGACCGTATGCTGACGTGTGTATCTTGTAATTAATTGAGCTGTTTTTCTTTCTCCAGGAACGCCAACTCTCCTGCGGTGGAGTTGAAGCAAGATCCGACCAAGTCCAACACACTTCCTCGTGCTGGCGGAGCTCAGGCCAAACGCGCCCTATTCGAGAGGATGAACTCCGAGCCGATAAAGTTTGTACCACTGAAGCAATTCTTTTtacttaaagctactatatggaggatttcccccaaaaaatatcttaacaaatagcctttttatttgaccatttctgactaaaacatattctaattagtagatcaacatcttagctgttcacaatgggtactcctacaagactttggccaatattatttaggaagcgtccggtctgaatccttcgaatttcccgccctctgtctgcgggatgtgacgtcatgcgcggtCCCGTCAGTtatttcctgtcgcgcgaagacggaact
The Festucalex cinctus isolate MCC-2025b chromosome 18, RoL_Fcin_1.0, whole genome shotgun sequence genome window above contains:
- the LOC144006635 gene encoding smoothelin-like protein 2 isoform X1 → MDQGPKGAEEKMISKALVEFNATLQAAVREVHMDVSAFKQRIEQRIEEMSASSGPLAEAVGRLQEENLQLRSKLEALSRLVESLTGGHIDRNSPSALSKGKNKEQGVENGLSEMKSKNQDGQRGLVGLATSGTLPPWRTKEMNGMEAQAEKQIASVEQQKRQVQEKFDSPTAPHLPITAMTRISAEAPVVAHSAAPVAKATTESTIKLFKNIHDADEPQPHLPISAMTSKANPEVAAKPAQAAHKLQDPAGEYHPKKGVPGSKDLASQDHSGSPSLASLPHLPLTAVNRSNPDTSPAPKPGQTPSLPESHNVKPGDYPFQRDVSETKAQSGLSTLVKSATESPPVATPASQEPAVKPGEYPFKRAPVLKTPSPSLKRSVSFPQPAEKLLPSKSIIKAGFTPNFEKNANSPAVELKQDPTKSNTLPRAGGAQAKRALFERMNSEPIKPKDSKPKLKRSQSFGVSSASGIKNILLEWCRSKTIGYQNIDIQNFSSSWSDGMAFCALVHSFFPLEFDYNTLKPANRKQNLQLAFTTAETQADCLRLIEVDDMLEMGDKPDPMCVFTYVQSLYNHLKTFE
- the LOC144006635 gene encoding smoothelin-like protein 2 isoform X2; translation: MDQGPKGAEEKMISKALVEFNATLQAAVREVHMDVSAFKQRIEQRIEEMSASSGPLAEAVGRLQEENLQLRSKLEALSRLVESLTGGHIDRNSPSALSKGKNKEQGVENGLSEMKSKNQDGQRGLVGLATSGTLPPWRTKEMNGMEAQAEKQIASVEQQKRQVQEKFDSPTAPHLPITAMTRISAEAPVVAHSAAPVAKATTESTIKLFKNIHDADEPQPHLPISAMTSKANPEVAAKPAQAAHKLQDPAGEYHPKKGVPGSKDLASQDHSGSPSLASLPHLPLTAVNRSNPDTSPAPKPGQTPSLPESHNVKPGDYPFQRDVSETKAQSGLSTLVKSATESPPVATPASQEPAVKPGEYPFKRAPVLKTPSPSLKRSVSFPQPAEKLLPSKSIIKAGFTPNFEKNANSPAVELKQDPTKSNTLPRAGGAQAKRALFERMNSEPIKPKDSKPKLKRSQSFGVSSASGIKNILLEWCRSKTIGYQNPGGLPPSDRGGRHAGDGRQTGPHVRVHLCPVPLQPPEDVRVTPVCHSVSEKTSNMHIIVLI